One genomic segment of Vibrio mimicus includes these proteins:
- a CDS encoding beta-ketoacyl-[acyl-carrier-protein] synthase family protein has translation MISQSYQPVFIHGCGFHSALGSTPEQIHQCLEQNRNEQIQVEASLLNSGTRTIVGRVTQPLPAVPIKPANYDTHNNRLALSAVTQIIPQIEEAKQRFGHHRIAVIIGSSTSGIADGENAYQVKMEQGAFPESYHYCKQELGNISQFIADYFELTGPCYTISTACSSSGRVFISAKRLLLAGMADAVIVGGVDTLCRLTLNGFNGLEALSSEHCQPFSADRNGINLGEAAAFMLLSLEKSDIALLGSGDSSDAYHISAPHPEGHGAEEAMRNALKDAHLTEQDIGYINAHGTATPLNDSMESKAIYRVFGDQVPVSSTKHLTGHTLGAASAVEAAIAWHILKYDLNLPQQGCRNKAPDIQVSLVEAPCKLGNKAILSNSFAFGGNNISLIFGYAHE, from the coding sequence ATGATTTCGCAATCTTATCAACCTGTTTTTATTCATGGCTGTGGCTTTCACTCGGCGCTCGGCTCAACTCCAGAGCAGATCCACCAATGCCTAGAGCAAAATCGCAATGAGCAGATACAAGTTGAAGCTTCCCTGCTCAATAGCGGGACTCGCACTATCGTTGGCAGAGTGACTCAGCCGTTACCTGCAGTGCCCATTAAACCGGCGAACTACGACACTCACAACAATCGTTTAGCGCTGTCTGCTGTGACACAAATTATTCCTCAGATAGAAGAAGCTAAACAGCGCTTTGGCCACCACCGCATCGCCGTAATTATTGGTTCAAGTACCTCAGGCATTGCCGATGGTGAAAACGCCTATCAAGTAAAAATGGAACAGGGTGCTTTTCCTGAAAGTTACCATTACTGTAAACAAGAACTGGGTAACATCAGCCAATTTATTGCGGATTATTTTGAGCTAACCGGACCTTGCTACACCATCTCAACCGCTTGCTCTTCCAGTGGGCGAGTGTTTATTTCTGCGAAACGACTGCTGTTAGCAGGAATGGCCGATGCGGTGATTGTCGGTGGCGTAGATACCCTCTGCCGCCTGACCCTTAATGGCTTCAATGGGCTTGAAGCACTTTCCAGTGAACATTGCCAACCGTTTAGTGCAGACCGTAATGGGATAAATCTCGGTGAAGCCGCAGCCTTTATGTTACTGAGCTTAGAAAAGAGTGATATTGCCCTGCTCGGTAGCGGTGACAGCTCTGATGCATACCATATTTCTGCGCCACATCCCGAGGGACACGGCGCAGAAGAAGCGATGCGTAATGCACTCAAGGATGCACATCTGACAGAGCAAGACATTGGTTACATCAATGCACATGGTACCGCGACGCCACTCAATGACAGTATGGAAAGTAAAGCCATCTATCGCGTGTTTGGCGACCAAGTGCCAGTAAGCTCAACCAAGCACCTAACTGGCCACACACTCGGAGCAGCAAGCGCCGTTGAAGCTGCCATTGCTTGGCACATCTTAAAATACGATTTAAACCTGCCTCAGCAAGGCTGCCGCAACAAAGCACCAGATATTCAAGTGAGCTTAGTCGAAGCACCTTGTAAATTAGGCAACAAAGCCATTTTGAGCAACTCCTTTGCTTTTGGTGGCAACAACATCAGTCTGATATTCGGGTATGCCCATGAGTGA
- a CDS encoding hotdog family protein, translating to MSELADIASLLPHDAPMILIDRIMEVFPTRIHCQVDVGEHNLFFSADSQSIPAYIGIEFMAQSIAAWSGYHARKNGALPPIGFLLGCRRYHTQCHVFPQGQTLDVFAEKILEEGGMAVFSGHIEHAGHTLAQCQFNVYLPNEEKLTSMKIRSQV from the coding sequence ATGAGTGAATTGGCGGATATTGCTAGCCTACTCCCCCATGATGCACCGATGATTTTGATCGACCGCATCATGGAGGTGTTCCCAACTCGTATTCACTGCCAAGTGGATGTTGGTGAACATAATCTGTTTTTTTCAGCTGATAGCCAGAGTATTCCCGCTTATATTGGTATTGAGTTTATGGCGCAATCTATTGCTGCATGGTCAGGCTATCATGCACGAAAAAATGGTGCGCTCCCCCCAATTGGTTTTCTACTTGGCTGCCGCCGCTACCACACGCAATGCCACGTTTTCCCGCAAGGGCAAACCTTAGACGTGTTCGCGGAAAAAATCCTAGAAGAAGGCGGTATGGCCGTATTTAGCGGCCATATCGAGCATGCTGGTCACACCCTTGCGCAATGCCAATTCAATGTTTATCTACCCAACGAAGAAAAGTTAACCTCGATGAAAATCAGGAGCCAAGTATGA
- a CDS encoding 3-ketoacyl-ACP reductase FabG2, giving the protein MTRQVLVTGASKGIGRAIAIQLAKDGFSIIVHYMGDKAGAEQTLANIEHNGGTGRLLQFDISNRIQCRQQIETDIANHGAYYGVVNNAGITRDTAFPAMSEQDWDGVIHTNLDSFYNVLHPCVMPMVQKRQGGRIVTLASVSGLMGNRGQTNYAAAKAGVIGATKSLALELAKRKITVNCVAPGLIDTGIVDEQVKEHALPKIPLLRMGQPEEVAGLVSYLMSDIAGYVTRQVISVNGGLI; this is encoded by the coding sequence ATGACGAGGCAAGTGTTAGTGACAGGAGCAAGTAAAGGCATTGGCCGAGCGATAGCCATTCAGTTAGCCAAAGATGGTTTTTCTATTATTGTTCATTACATGGGTGATAAAGCGGGGGCAGAACAAACATTAGCAAACATAGAACACAATGGCGGAACAGGTCGTTTACTTCAGTTTGACATTAGCAACCGAATACAGTGTCGCCAGCAAATTGAGACGGACATCGCCAATCACGGTGCTTATTATGGCGTAGTGAACAACGCTGGTATCACCCGTGATACCGCTTTTCCAGCGATGAGTGAACAAGACTGGGATGGCGTCATCCACACCAATCTAGATAGCTTCTACAACGTACTACACCCTTGTGTAATGCCAATGGTGCAAAAACGCCAAGGTGGGCGAATTGTTACGCTCGCCTCCGTTTCAGGACTGATGGGAAATCGAGGGCAAACCAACTATGCCGCGGCTAAAGCGGGAGTGATAGGGGCAACCAAATCATTGGCACTTGAATTAGCCAAACGCAAAATCACCGTTAACTGTGTGGCTCCCGGCTTGATAGATACCGGCATAGTCGATGAGCAGGTTAAAGAGCACGCGCTGCCGAAAATTCCGCTGCTTCGAATGGGGCAACCGGAAGAAGTTGCAGGGCTTGTAAGCTATTTAATGTCCGACATTGCAGGCTATGTAACGCGGCAAGTCATATCCGTCAACGGTGGATTGATATAA
- a CDS encoding DUF3024 domain-containing protein encodes MIVNLLQRQLERRAELLCMSRNQSVPAELGKSSFEPIENGVLFSLCHYKLDSSHCDYESLVAKIIWEEASKQWALYVYDEKLANSEPWIPYPFLARSEDLTAMMREVEKDPKAYFWG; translated from the coding sequence ATGATTGTCAACCTTCTACAGCGACAGCTTGAACGCCGTGCCGAGTTACTCTGCATGAGCCGCAATCAGAGCGTGCCTGCTGAGTTAGGCAAATCTAGCTTTGAACCAATTGAAAATGGCGTTCTGTTTTCTTTGTGTCATTACAAGCTTGATTCGTCCCATTGTGATTATGAAAGTCTGGTGGCAAAGATCATTTGGGAAGAGGCATCAAAACAGTGGGCGCTCTATGTTTATGATGAAAAGCTGGCGAATAGCGAACCTTGGATCCCTTATCCTTTTTTAGCACGCAGTGAGGATTTAACCGCCATGATGCGTGAAGTAGAAAAAGACCCGAAAGCCTATTTCTGGGGTTAG